A genomic region of Saccopteryx bilineata isolate mSacBil1 chromosome 1, mSacBil1_pri_phased_curated, whole genome shotgun sequence contains the following coding sequences:
- the LOC136320246 gene encoding translation machinery-associated protein 7-like yields the protein MVDHEGGKKKPVKLPKKQAKEMDQEDKAFKQKKKEEQKKFEELKAKAVGKGPLATGGTKKSGKK from the coding sequence ATGGTTGACCACGAAGGTGGCAAGAAGAAGCCCGTGAAGCTGCCCAAGAAACAGGCCAAGGAGATGGACCAGGAAGATAAAGCattcaagcagaagaaaaaagaggagcaaaAGAAATTTGAGGAGCTAAAAGCGAAGGCTGTGGGGAAGGGCCCCCTAGCCACAGGTGGAACTAAGAAATCGGGCAAAAAATGA